The genomic interval TTCGAACCGGCCCGGGTGATCTGCCCGCGGACATCGAAGAGGTCCTTCACAGAAATCGGAATCCCGCAGAAAGCGGAAGGCGGGGCACCCCTGCGACGCAGTTCGTCCATGGCCTCCGCCTGCTGCAGTGCTCCAGCCGCATCCAGTTGAAGGAATACCCGTGCACCCTCCCCATCCACATCCGTCGCCCGGGCCAGGCAGGCTGCCACCAGCTCGCGGGAGGTGATCGCCCCACCGGCAAGGGCCGCACTCAACTGGCGCAGGGTCTGCAGTGTTGTCCGTTCCGCAACCATGATCTCAATGCACCCCATGCATCCAGCGTTTCAACCAGGGAGACAGCAGCGCAATACCGCAACCCACACCAATCGGCACGACGGCCAGGAGCAGGTAGAAACCGCCCAGGCCTTCCACCACGAAGGTCCATTCGCCGCTCTCCAGACGCAGCGAGTAGCGCGCCACCAGGCCCGCCAGCAGATTGGAGACTGAAAAGGAAAAATACCAGAGCCCCATCAGCAGTGACTGCAGATGCGCGGGCGCCAGCCGGGTTACCATGGAAAGACCAACCGGCGACAGACACAGTTCACCCCAGGTGTAGACCACATAGGTGATCAGCAGCCAGTGCGCGCCTGCCAGTTCCCCGGAGCGCGCCTGCAAGGCGCCGAACACCATGGCAAAAAAGCTCAATCCCAGCAGCCACAGGCCGATGGCGAATTTCACTGGCGTGGCGGGATCCCGCCCGCGCCTCGCCAGCCAGGGCCACAGCAGCGCAAAAGCCGGCGCGAATAGAATCACCGCCGCCGGATTGACCGCCTGGTACCAGGTGGCGGGAAAAGGCCCGCTGAGCCAGCCCCAGAGCGTGCGATCGGTGTGGTGGGCGGCAAATACATTCAACGAGCTGCCCGCCTGCTCGAATGCGGTCCAGAACGCAATGTTGCCGACAAAGGCCAGCACCAGGATCACAGCGATCCGCTGCCACTCGATTCTGCTCAAGCTCCGGCCCACCTTCCGGACTGCCTGCCGGTCTGGAACCTGTACGCGCGCGTTCTCCGGGACGCGGCCGATCTCACCCAGATAGCGGGGTCGCAACCGGACATAACCCAGCAGACCGGCGAGCATACCCAGCGCTGCCGCACCAAATCCCCAGTGCCAGCCGACGGTTTCGCCGAGTGTGCCCGCGACCAGGGGTGCCAGTACCGCACCGAGGTTGATGCCCAGGTAATAGATGGTGAAGCCCGAGTCTCTGCGCGGATCATCCTGGGTGTACAGCTGACCCACCATCACCGCTGCACAGGGCTTGAAGAAGCCGGTGCCGATGACGATGAGCGCCAGCCCGGTGAGAAAACAGATTAGCGCACCGGGTGCCGATGCCAGCACTACGGCGCCATCCACAGCGCCCGCAAACAGCTCTGTCCCCGCCAGCAGCAGATGGCCGGCGGCGATGAGACAACCGCCGATCATCAGGGACCTGTGGGTGCCCAGGAGCCGATCGGCAAGCCAGCCGCCGAAGATGGGAGTGAGGTAAACGGCCCAGGTATAGACCGCGTAGAGCAGGTAGGCGGATTCCTGGCTCCAGCCGAAGCCGGGATTGAGCGCATCGGGTGTGTTTGACGCGATCAGATAGAGCACCAGCAGGGCGCGCATACCGTAGTAGCTGAAGCGCTCCCACATCTCGGTGATGAAAAGCACCCAGATACCCGCCGGCTGCCCCATGCTGCAGATCCACTCCCCTGACACCAGGGGGCGAGCATAGCAGCAGCCTGCTGCACGCCGGTTACCGGTGGCCGCGGATTTCCGGTTGCCCGACTTCACCCGGCGCGGTTAGCATTGGCCCATGTCATCCCGCACGCATCTTCTGTTCCGTAGCAGTCCGGCTTCTGCCCGTCGCTGGTGGGCGCCCGCCCGCTAATCTTCGCACCCGCAGTTTTCCATTCCCCCTTTTCTCTACCCGGTGGCGAGGACTTAAGCCATGCTGCTCATGATCGATAACTATGACTCCTTCACCTACAACGTGGTGCAGTACCTGGGCGAGCTCGGCGCCGAAGTGGTCGTACACCGCAACGACGAGATCACCCTCGAAGAAATCAACGCCCTGGCCCCGACCCGGATCGTCATCTCTCCCGGACCCTGTACGCCGAACGAAGCCGGCATCTCCATGGCGGTGGTGCGACGCTTCGGTCCACGCATCCCCCTGCTCGGCATCTGTCTCGGCCATCAGAGCATCGGTCAGGTCTTCGGTGGCAAAGTTGTGCGGGCACGGGATGTCATGCACGGCAAGACGTCGATGATTCACCACTCGGATACCGGCGTATTCAGCCGGCTGCCGAATCCCTTCGAAGCCACCCGCTATCATTCGCTGATCGTGGCTGCAGATTCGCTGCCCGACTGCCTGGAGGTCACTGCCTGGACGGAAACAGACGGGGAGCGTGACGAGATCATGGGGTTCCGACATCGCGACTATCCAATCCAGGGGGTACAGTTTCACCCGGAATCCATATTCACCCGGGCAGGTCATGACCTGCTGCGGAACTTCCTGCAGTCTGCCTGAGCGCACCTAAGGAGCATCGGATGGATACTCAATCCACCACGGCCATACAGTCCGCCCTGGCACAACTCGCCGAGGGACAGGATCTCAGCCAGGAGCAGACACAGGCGGCATTCCGCGAGGTGATGTCAGGCAGGGCCACCGCCGCCCAGATCGGCGGACTGCTGATGGCCCTGCGGGTGAAGGGGGAAACTCCCGCCGAGATTGCCGGGGCGGCCCAGACCATGCGCGAGCTGTCACTGCGGGTGGCAGTCGAGGTGCCCTACCTTGTCGATACCTGCGGCACGGGCGGCAGCGGCGCCAAGCTCTTCAATATCTCCACGGCGGCCGCCTTTGTCGCCGCCGCGGCAGGGGCAAAGGTAGCCAAACATGGTAATCGCAGGATGACGAGTGTGAGCGGCAGTGCAGACGTGCTGGAAGCGGCCGGAGTCAATCTGGCCCTGCAGCCGGAGCAGATCGCGCACTGCATCCGTGAAGTCGGCGTCGGTTTCATGTTCGCCCAGGCACATCACAGCGCCATGCGCTTTGCTGCACCCGTGCGCCAGGAACTGAAAGTCCGAACGCTGATGAACGTGCTGGGCCCCCTCACCAATCCCGCTGGTGCAAAGTGCCAGGTGATCGGCGTGTTCAGTCCGCAATGGCAGACCAGGCTCGCCGAAGTACTGAAACTGCTGGGTTCCGAACACGTGCTCATCGTGCACAGCAACGGGCTCGACGAGATTACCCTGAGTCATCCCAGTCGGGTAGTGGAACTCAAGGCGGGCGTGATCAGCGACTATGAGATCAGCCCGGCAGACTTTTCGATCACATCAACGTCTCATGACGGTCTCTGTGCCGACACGCCTGAAGCGAGTCTCGCACTGCTCAGGCAGTCACTGAACGAGCCAGACTCCCCTGCGGCGGATATCGTCAGTCTCAACGCCGGCGCGGCCATCTACGCCGCCGGTGTCGCCACCAGTCTCGGTAACGGTGTGCTCATGGCTCAGGATGCCATCTCGACCGGACTTGCCAGCGAGCGGCTGCAGGAACTGGTGCGCATCACCCGACTCATGGGTGAATCGTGAGCGGAACCATTCTCGATCAGATCATCGAACACAAACGCACCGAGGTCGCTGATCGCAAACAGCGCCGGTCGGCCACCGAATTACTCGCGGCTGGATTCCCATCCACACCGACACCCTTTACCGGTGCCCTGAAAAATGCGATTTCCCGGGGCGGATCTGCCGTCATCGCTGAAGTGAAAAAGGCGTCCCCGAGCAGAGGTGTGATCCGCGCCGATTTCGATCCTGTGGAGATTGCCCGCAGTTACTTCGCAGGCGGCGCCAGTGCACTTTCGGTATTGACCGATGAGCGGTTCTTTCAGGGACAGGATGATTATCTGCAGGCGGTGAAGGCGACGGTGCCGCTGCCTGTGCTGCGCAAGGATTTCATGATCGATGAGTATCAGATCATCGAATCACGCGCGCTCGGTGCGGACTGCGTGCTGCTCATCGTCGCCGCACTCGATGCCGGTACACTCGGTGATTTCTACCGTTGCGCGCGGCAACTCGATCTGGACGTACTGATCGAGGTACACGATCGCGATGAGCTTGAAATCGCATTGACACTGAACGCGCCGATGATCGGTATCAACAACCGCAATCTGAAAACCTTCGAAACCCGCCTGGAGACCACCTGGGATCTGCTCGATGCAGTTCCCGCCGGCACTCTGGTGGTCACGGAGAGCGGCATTCACACACCGGATAACGTGACCGCCATGCGTGAACGCGGCGTGCACGCCTTTCTGGTCGGGGAAGCCTTCATGCGCGCCGGGGATCCCGGCACCGCACTGAGAAACCTCTTCGGCTGAATGATGTGCGGGCCCCGCGGGGCGGCCCATTCATCATTTACGCTCACTGCACCCGGGCGGTCCTTCGCCCCGGAGTCGGACAGACCTCAGCGGGTTCCGTACACCACCATGGTCTTGCCCTTCACCGAGACCAGTCCCTGGTCTACCAGTGTCTTCAGCACCCGACCCACCATTTCCCGTGAGCAGCCCACGATGCGCCCGATTTCCTGCCGGGTGATCTTGATCTGCATACCATCGGGGTGAGTCATTGCATCGGGCTGACGGGTCAGTTCGAGCAGGGTGCGAGCCACCCGGCCGGTGACATCCAGAAACGCCAGATCGCTCACCTTCTGGGTGGTGCGCGAAAGACGCTCGGCCATCTGCCGGCCTACCGCGTAAAGCAGATCCGTATGCTTTTCCGCAAGTTCTCTGAATTTGCTGTAGCTGAGTTCGGCAACTTCGCATTCGATCTTGGCCTTTACCCAGGCCGATCGGGGCGTGTCGTCGGTGAACAGCGGCATCTCTCCGAAAAAGTCGCCTTTATTCAGGTAGGAGACGATGATCTCGCGACCGGATTCATCTTCCACCAGAACCGTGACCGATCCTTTGAGGATGTAGTAAATGGAATCGCTCTTGTCGCCTGCGTAAATCAGCGTACTCTTCGCTGGATACTTGCGACGGTGAGCGGCTGCCAGAAATGCGTCCAGATGAGAATTCTCCTCCGGTGCATTGACCTGGAAACCTTTGGCGGCCAGTGGTCGTCCCGGAGTCATTCCGGTTACTGGCGAAGACTTTGGCGAACTTTTCGTAGCAAGCATTTGTAAACGCTCCTTCGTGACATCTTGCACGATTGATACTTGCACAGGGATTGCAGTCAGTGTGAGAACTGGTCGACAAACGGTACAGTTCACAGTTCGGACGGTCGCAGTTCTCTCAGAAAGACCTTAGAGAGTCACGCCAATACAAACCTATGCATCGGAATTGCCGCTCGTGTACGCAAAAATACAATGGATAGATAAGGTTCATTTCAGGGCCCGGGCGGACTCCGGTCATGACGTGCTGATGGATGGACCGGAAAGCAGTGGCGGCAGCAATCGCGGCAGCCGCCCGATGGAACTGGTGCTGATCGGGCTGGGCGGATGCGCCTCCTACGATGTCGTCACCATCCTGGAAAAATCGCGTCAGAAAATCGCCGGTTGTGTGACCGAACTCACGGCCGAGCGCGCCAGCACCATTCCCCAGGTCTTCGAAACCATCCACCTGCACTTCGTGGTGACCGGTAACGGCCTGGATCCGGAAAAGGTGGCCAGGGCAGTCTCACTGTCAGCGGACAAGTACTGCTCCGCGTCACGGATGCTCGAAAAAGGCGGGGTAAAGATCTCCCACGATTTCGAAGTCCGGGACGCTCCTCAGATCTCGTAGGTAGTCCGGGTCATGACCCGGGACGCCAGCGACATGGCATCTTTCACAGGCCGGGGAAATTCCACACCACCGGCTGCAAGTGCCGCTGCACCATGCCTGGCCTCATCGCTGTGCATCTGTTCAATGATGCGCCGGCTGCGCTCATCCTGACTCGGCAGAGATTCCAGATGGGACTCGAGGTGCCGACAGACCTGGTCTTCCGTGGCCTCCACAAAACCGAGGCTGACCCGATCCCCCATCAGCCCTGTGGCTGCCCCCAGCGCATAGGAGGCGGCATAGAACAGCGGATTGAGCACGCTGGGGCGGCTGCCGAGTTCCTCGAGACGCTCTTCGCACCAGGCCAGATGATCCGTTTCCTCCCGTGCTGCAGCCAGCAGAGCCTCCCGGGTGTGCGAATCCCTTGCAGTCAGTGCCTGACCCTCATAGAGCGCCTGAGCACAGATCTCCCCGGCGTGATTGACCCGCATCAGTCCGGCAGCGTGACGCTCTTCTTCCTCGCTGAGCGAGCCATCCCGGACATCCAGCCCCGGATTCGGTCGCTCGGCTGCTACGGCTCCGGTCAGGGTACGCAGCGCGCCGTCCACGCCGCGAATCAGATCATCGACGAATGACATCAGCCAAGTGCCTTCAACTGACGACCACCCAGCAGGTGCAGGTGGATGTGGTAGACCGTCTGGCCACCTTCAGCATTGCAGTTGAAAATCAGACGATAACCGCTTTCTGCGATGCCCTTCTCGACCGCGAGTGCTTTCGCCCGCAAAATCAGCCCACCCGGCACATCGATGTCTGCAACGGTTAAGTCGTTCACTGTTGCGAAGTGTTTTTTCGGAATAATGAGCAGGTGTGTCGGCGCCTGAGGGCTGATGTCGTT from Pseudomonadales bacterium carries:
- the trpD gene encoding anthranilate phosphoribosyltransferase gives rise to the protein MDTQSTTAIQSALAQLAEGQDLSQEQTQAAFREVMSGRATAAQIGGLLMALRVKGETPAEIAGAAQTMRELSLRVAVEVPYLVDTCGTGGSGAKLFNISTAAAFVAAAAGAKVAKHGNRRMTSVSGSADVLEAAGVNLALQPEQIAHCIREVGVGFMFAQAHHSAMRFAAPVRQELKVRTLMNVLGPLTNPAGAKCQVIGVFSPQWQTRLAEVLKLLGSEHVLIVHSNGLDEITLSHPSRVVELKAGVISDYEISPADFSITSTSHDGLCADTPEASLALLRQSLNEPDSPAADIVSLNAGAAIYAAGVATSLGNGVLMAQDAISTGLASERLQELVRITRLMGES
- the crp gene encoding cAMP-activated global transcriptional regulator CRP, whose product is MLATKSSPKSSPVTGMTPGRPLAAKGFQVNAPEENSHLDAFLAAAHRRKYPAKSTLIYAGDKSDSIYYILKGSVTVLVEDESGREIIVSYLNKGDFFGEMPLFTDDTPRSAWVKAKIECEVAELSYSKFRELAEKHTDLLYAVGRQMAERLSRTTQKVSDLAFLDVTGRVARTLLELTRQPDAMTHPDGMQIKITRQEIGRIVGCSREMVGRVLKTLVDQGLVSVKGKTMVVYGTR
- the coq7 gene encoding 2-polyprenyl-3-methyl-6-methoxy-1,4-benzoquinone monooxygenase; the encoded protein is MSFVDDLIRGVDGALRTLTGAVAAERPNPGLDVRDGSLSEEEERHAAGLMRVNHAGEICAQALYEGQALTARDSHTREALLAAAREETDHLAWCEERLEELGSRPSVLNPLFYAASYALGAATGLMGDRVSLGFVEATEDQVCRHLESHLESLPSQDERSRRIIEQMHSDEARHGAAALAAGGVEFPRPVKDAMSLASRVMTRTTYEI
- a CDS encoding aminodeoxychorismate/anthranilate synthase component II; the protein is MLLMIDNYDSFTYNVVQYLGELGAEVVVHRNDEITLEEINALAPTRIVISPGPCTPNEAGISMAVVRRFGPRIPLLGICLGHQSIGQVFGGKVVRARDVMHGKTSMIHHSDTGVFSRLPNPFEATRYHSLIVAADSLPDCLEVTAWTETDGERDEIMGFRHRDYPIQGVQFHPESIFTRAGHDLLRNFLQSA
- a CDS encoding OsmC family protein; the protein is MYAKIQWIDKVHFRARADSGHDVLMDGPESSGGSNRGSRPMELVLIGLGGCASYDVVTILEKSRQKIAGCVTELTAERASTIPQVFETIHLHFVVTGNGLDPEKVARAVSLSADKYCSASRMLEKGGVKISHDFEVRDAPQIS
- the trpC gene encoding indole-3-glycerol phosphate synthase TrpC is translated as MVSGTILDQIIEHKRTEVADRKQRRSATELLAAGFPSTPTPFTGALKNAISRGGSAVIAEVKKASPSRGVIRADFDPVEIARSYFAGGASALSVLTDERFFQGQDDYLQAVKATVPLPVLRKDFMIDEYQIIESRALGADCVLLIVAALDAGTLGDFYRCARQLDLDVLIEVHDRDELEIALTLNAPMIGINNRNLKTFETRLETTWDLLDAVPAGTLVVTESGIHTPDNVTAMRERGVHAFLVGEAFMRAGDPGTALRNLFG
- a CDS encoding peptide MFS transporter, with translation MGQPAGIWVLFITEMWERFSYYGMRALLVLYLIASNTPDALNPGFGWSQESAYLLYAVYTWAVYLTPIFGGWLADRLLGTHRSLMIGGCLIAAGHLLLAGTELFAGAVDGAVVLASAPGALICFLTGLALIVIGTGFFKPCAAVMVGQLYTQDDPRRDSGFTIYYLGINLGAVLAPLVAGTLGETVGWHWGFGAAALGMLAGLLGYVRLRPRYLGEIGRVPENARVQVPDRQAVRKVGRSLSRIEWQRIAVILVLAFVGNIAFWTAFEQAGSSLNVFAAHHTDRTLWGWLSGPFPATWYQAVNPAAVILFAPAFALLWPWLARRGRDPATPVKFAIGLWLLGLSFFAMVFGALQARSGELAGAHWLLITYVVYTWGELCLSPVGLSMVTRLAPAHLQSLLMGLWYFSFSVSNLLAGLVARYSLRLESGEWTFVVEGLGGFYLLLAVVPIGVGCGIALLSPWLKRWMHGVH
- a CDS encoding histidine triad nucleotide-binding protein, which produces MSTDCLFCKIVNRELPADIVFEDDGFIAFNDISPQAPTHLLIIPKKHFATVNDLTVADIDVPGGLILRAKALAVEKGIAESGYRLIFNCNAEGGQTVYHIHLHLLGGRQLKALG